Part of the Halanaerobiales bacterium genome, GTAGTAATATAATTGTAAGTGATAAAGGTTATCGTGGAATTGTTGTTCACCTTGAAGATCTAAATAAAGTTGAAATAAAAAATAATCAGATAATAGCCCAAACAGGAATTAGTCTTAGCAATTTAGCTAATAAAGCAAAAGAAGCTAAATTAACTGGATTAGAATTTGCCAGTGGAATTCCTGGATCACTTGGTGGAGCTTTATTTATGAATGCTGGTGCTTATGGTGGTGAAATGAAAGATGTAGTAGAAAGTGTATTAGCTGTAAATTATAAAGGTGATTTTCAAAAAATAGATGCTGAAACATTAAATCTTTCTTACAGGGATAGTCTTCTTCAAAAAGAAAATTTAATTGCTGTTGAAGCTACTATCACTTTGGAACATGGAGAAAAAGAAAAAATATCATCTAAAATGAAAGAATTAAATAAAAAAAGAAAGTTAAAACAACCTCTTGATTGGCCAAGTGCTGGTAGTATATTTAAACGTCCTAAAAATGATTATGCAGGACGTCTAATAGAAAAAGCCGGTATGAAAGGTTATAATATTGGTGATGCTCAGGTTTCCAAAAAACATGCTGGATTTATTATTAACAAAGGTCAGGCAACAGCCAAAGAAATCAAAGAATTGATAGAAACGGTTAGAAATAAAGTTTATGAAAAAAGTGGAATTCATCTTGAAATAGAACCAAAATTCATCGGAGAAATTCCTGAAACATTAAAAAAGGGAGATTAATTCTCCCTTTTTTTATTTTCAATTAACTCAATTTTCTCTTTCCTATTAAGTTGTTTAATTTCATATTCTCTTTTCATAGCTAAACTTTTACTCTCTTTTTTTTCATAATAAACTAATTCAACCGGAGTTCTTCCTCTAGTATATTTAGCACCTTGACCATTATTATGTTCTTTAATCCTTCTTTTAAGCTCAGTA contains:
- a CDS encoding GIY-YIG nuclease family protein, with product MNFVYIVKCSDNTLYTGYTTELKRRIKEHNNGQGAKYTRGRTPVELVYYEKKESKSLAMKREYEIKQLNRKEKIELIENKKREN
- the murB gene encoding UDP-N-acetylmuramate dehydrogenase, which codes for MTVRHIITKKLEKINSLNLKENVRMKDYTSFKVGGKADLLITPQNKKSLAKALKFISHTNIPFFVLGSGSNIIVSDKGYRGIVVHLEDLNKVEIKNNQIIAQTGISLSNLANKAKEAKLTGLEFASGIPGSLGGALFMNAGAYGGEMKDVVESVLAVNYKGDFQKIDAETLNLSYRDSLLQKENLIAVEATITLEHGEKEKISSKMKELNKKRKLKQPLDWPSAGSIFKRPKNDYAGRLIEKAGMKGYNIGDAQVSKKHAGFIINKGQATAKEIKELIETVRNKVYEKSGIHLEIEPKFIGEIPETLKKGD